The Microcystis aeruginosa NIES-843 sequence GTCAAGTTTTTATACCCCATCAAATCCTGACATTAATCCGTATCGCTTCAATTTCCGCTCAATCCTGATGTATTTCTGCTGATAATTCCTTCACCTTTCCTAAAGGATTCAATTATCCCACTAATCGAAAAGCAGCATCAATCGGCAATTGTAACGGAAATGGTTGATTCCAGCGTTTCGAGAAAAATAAAATCTCCAAATTCTCAATCTCCCCAGAAGTCGGATTTAGACGAGCGACAATTTCATCCCCAATCTCCTCCGACTCTTGATCTGCATAGGGAGAACAGACATCTACATAAAGAATATCTCCCGTCGGGTCATAGCGAAAAGTTAGATTTTTTTCCATACCATTATTCCCCCTGTAATTTTTCGGGCTGTGTATATAGTCACGATCCAATGACGACTAAGATTAGATTGGGAAACCACCACCACAATTAAAAATCGTCCCGTCCGAATCGTTGAAAACCACTTAGAAAATAACAACGCCTTTTCATCGTGATCGCTAGAACGAATTAAATCTGGATCAGCTAAAGTCTGGGCTAATTGCTCCTCATAATCGGGTAATGTCCCCGGATGGCGAACAATAATATGCTGTTCTCGCTCATCGGTTAATTCAACCTCTACTTCTAAATAACTACAGAAAAAAGACCTGGTCAAATTTTCTTCATGTCTCCAAAACTGATCTTAAATTTAAAAACCAAAACTTAATCATCGGCGATCACAGCTGCCAATATTAGAGACATGAAACGTGAAAACAACTCAGCCTTGCGACAAAGCATAAGCTAACTGTTCCTCATCAGAAGCCCCAATCAGTCGGGAGCATCTCACTTACGCGATAAGTAATTATACTTAGCCTAAAAGCCACTCTTAATCGTGTCTTGGAACGAAATAGAGGCTTTTAAAGACTGCGTACATGGAGAATTAAAACAAGAATTACCCTCGAAAAGCCTATTTTTCCACTAAGTATTTATGCTCATTGCAAAGGTGAGATGCTCCCAATCAGTCCTTCCTCTGAAGACATTTTAACCCACATTCCGCACCCTAAGTGTCACAACGTCTCAAAAGAGGAAGGGGCGTGAGTCAAAATACTTATCTAGAGGAGTGAGTTGGCGGCAAGCTGCCGGCAACTAAGCCGAAAATTTCAGAGTTCCCCCGGTCATTCTCAATAAACAGTGCTTGTTGAGAATGGCTGGGCAATCAGACTTAACATCTAGCGTCGAGATGTTCGAGTAGTGCTTAAGTTTTGTCACCCCTTGAAGTCAATCCATCTGGTCAAGATAAGAGATAATATTCCTGGCAAGGTTTGGGAAAAAATCTCAAAATGTTGCGCCTCTCATCCGTTAAGTTGCTAATCTTTTGATTGTCTTGAATACGGACGAGATGAATCCCTTGAAAGCACTGAAATATCCAGCGTAACGTCGGTCGGTCAGTTAACTTACCCAACGGATTTTTCAGTCCCGTCTCCTGCTGTTTTAAACTTAAACGAAGTTGTCTTTGACCAATAGTATAAACCAGCAGGCACAAGCCCATGAGCATGGCCATGACCTCGATTCTATGGGGAGATTTGAGAAAGACACTGTGGGCAAAAAAGCAGGGGTCTTTGAGAAAAGAAAATCCTCTTTCTGGAGCTTGTTGCCCTTTATATTTTTTGAGTATATCCTCACTGCTTAATCGTTGTTTCTCCAAATCGTTAGTTGCTAAAACGAATCGTCCTGCTCGTTTCTTTAGCCTCTCAATGGCGGTCAAATTCAACTCTAATTTGGCTTGAACTTGATAGCTTTGAGAGGGTAAATCGTCTTTTGATTTGAGTTTTGACCCCTGGGACTCAGGCGGAATGAGATTGACTTTAATCTCCGTTAACTGATGATATTTTAAGGAGTCAGATAATCCTTTGGCTATCGCCAACGCCACCGCTCTATTCTCAAATTCTCTTCGGGATAGTTGCCGGATTTTTTCTTGGGCAGAATTCTTTTCCTGCTCGATTTTTTTCTCTAATTTTTTCAAGTCTGATTCTTGTCTAGCTTGACTTTCAACTAGCAACCATCTTTGTTCTATCCCCCCATAGTTAGAGCTTGTTTCCCGTTTCCCGTTTCCCGGGGAGCATCTCACTTATGCAATGAGTATTAATACTTATAGCCGTCAACAACTAGAAAATCTTCAACTTGATCACAAAGAGAAATGAGATTATAATAGTTATAACTTACAATTCAGAATAGCTCTCGATGGGAGGAATAATTCAATGTTATCAGAAAATGAAAAAAGAATTAAAGAGTTATGTCAAGAGTTAGGGCAATGTCTCTATGAGCAATCCCCAATTAATAAATTTAATAACTTGGGAGAGATAGAGGAGACAGTCAGAGATTTAATGATTCAGTATGTCAACCCAGAAA is a genomic window containing:
- a CDS encoding DUF2283 domain-containing protein translates to MEKNLTFRYDPTGDILYVDVCSPYADQESEEIGDEIVARLNPTSGEIENLEILFFSKRWNQPFPLQLPIDAAFRLVG